In Holophagales bacterium, one DNA window encodes the following:
- a CDS encoding PIG-L family deacetylase: MTEIDLLVLSPHLDDAALSCGGLIAQRTRLGQRVRVLTIFAGDEPAEPPSPLAANLARWWGLAPGSVMRARRAEDRAAGEVLGADVEQWNELEAPYRRDPRDGRLLYTTLAALFRRVDPAEEAFVATLGERFASLPEPLEVLAPLGVGGHVDHQLVRQAATSRWGLALRHYEEFPYAAWKRLAVWRVTRPRRRWRTETAPLAEEDLTMRCRAIARYRSQLEPMFGGEAPMERRVRRYVRRVGGERFWIRQPEGVKR, translated from the coding sequence ATGACCGAGATCGACCTGCTCGTGCTCTCGCCGCATCTCGACGACGCGGCGCTGTCCTGCGGCGGTCTGATCGCCCAGCGCACGCGGCTCGGACAGCGTGTGCGGGTGCTCACGATCTTCGCCGGCGACGAGCCGGCCGAGCCGCCCTCGCCGCTCGCCGCCAACCTCGCCCGCTGGTGGGGCCTCGCACCGGGCTCGGTGATGCGCGCCCGCCGCGCCGAAGACCGTGCAGCGGGCGAGGTGCTCGGAGCCGACGTCGAACAGTGGAACGAGCTCGAGGCCCCCTACCGCCGCGATCCGCGTGACGGCCGCCTGCTCTACACCACGCTCGCTGCGCTCTTCCGGCGGGTCGACCCGGCCGAGGAGGCGTTCGTCGCGACGCTCGGCGAGCGCTTTGCCTCGCTTCCCGAGCCGCTCGAGGTCCTCGCCCCGCTCGGTGTCGGCGGGCATGTCGACCACCAGCTCGTCCGGCAGGCCGCGACCTCGAGATGGGGATTGGCACTGCGCCACTACGAGGAGTTCCCCTATGCGGCCTGGAAGCGACTCGCCGTCTGGCGGGTCACCCGGCCGCGCCGCCGGTGGCGCACCGAGACCGCGCCGCTCGCCGAAGAGGATCTGACGATGCGCTGCCGAGCGATCGCCCGTTACCGCTCGCAGCTCGAGCCGATGTTCGGCGGCGAAGCGCCGATGGAGCGGCGCGTCCGCCGCTACGTCCGGCGCGTCGGCGGAGAGCGCTTCTGGATCCGCCAGCCCGAAGGGGTGAAGCGATGA
- a CDS encoding NAD-dependent epimerase/dehydratase family protein → MSRRAVVTGGAGFIGSHLVDALVADGWAVTVIDDLSRGDASRLPQGVELVPVAAGSPEVEEVLARQPVDALFHLAAQVDAAWSVDHPVDDARVNVLESLELLERCRRQRVGKVVFASSAAVYGEPSTVPLDEDAPKRPQSPYGIAKLAVEGYLAFYREVHRLPSVALRFANVYGPRQDATGEAGVVAVFAHRLLAGAAATIHGDGRQTRDFVFVGDVVDAALAAARSPAIGELNIGTAVESDVVTVFERLAAALAPGARPAHGPARPGEPRRSALSAQRAAEALGWRARVDLATGIGRTADWFQHPLQGSSR, encoded by the coding sequence ATGAGCCGCCGCGCCGTGGTCACCGGCGGAGCCGGCTTCATCGGCTCGCACCTGGTCGACGCGCTGGTCGCCGACGGCTGGGCTGTCACGGTGATCGACGACCTGTCGCGCGGCGACGCGTCGCGCCTGCCGCAGGGGGTCGAGCTCGTGCCGGTCGCCGCCGGTTCACCGGAGGTCGAGGAGGTCCTGGCGCGTCAACCGGTCGACGCGCTCTTCCACCTCGCCGCACAGGTCGATGCCGCCTGGAGCGTCGACCATCCCGTCGACGACGCTCGCGTCAACGTGCTCGAGAGCCTCGAGCTGCTCGAGCGCTGCCGGCGGCAGCGCGTCGGCAAGGTGGTTTTCGCCAGTAGCGCCGCGGTCTACGGCGAGCCGTCCACCGTGCCGCTCGACGAGGACGCCCCGAAACGCCCGCAGAGCCCGTACGGCATCGCCAAACTGGCGGTCGAGGGCTATCTCGCGTTCTACCGCGAGGTTCACCGCCTTCCTAGCGTGGCGCTGCGATTCGCCAACGTCTACGGCCCGCGCCAGGATGCCACCGGCGAAGCCGGTGTGGTCGCGGTTTTCGCCCATCGGCTGCTCGCCGGCGCCGCGGCGACCATCCACGGCGACGGCCGTCAGACGCGCGACTTCGTCTTCGTCGGCGACGTCGTCGACGCGGCGCTGGCAGCCGCTCGCAGCCCGGCGATCGGCGAGCTCAACATCGGCACCGCCGTCGAATCCGACGTCGTCACCGTCTTCGAGCGCCTCGCTGCCGCCCTCGCTCCGGGGGCGCGACCGGCGCACGGGCCGGCGCGCCCTGGAGAGCCGCGTCGCTCCGCGCTCTCGGCGCAGCGCGCGGCCGAGGCGCTCGGCTGGCGCGCCCGCGTCGACCTCGCCACCGGGATCGGCCGGACCGCCGACTGGTTCCAACATCCTCTGCAAGGGAGCTCGCGATGA
- the rfbF gene encoding glucose-1-phosphate cytidylyltransferase, producing the protein MPVVILCGGQGTRLREETEAKPKPMVEIGDYPILWHIMKLYGHHGLERFVLCLGYKAWVIKQYFLRLHEMQRDFTVSMNGDPHPVFHNNVGEESWRVTCAETGAESGTGARLRRVRRYVDADTFCFTYGDAVGTVDIDALLDFHYRQGRLATVTGVHPTSRYGEMKVRDGQVVEFNEKPTVADGVVSGGFFVLQREVFDYLDDDPGLFFELAPLQRLARDGQLSVYVHEGFWHPMDTYRDYLHLNGLWKSGEAPWKVWGD; encoded by the coding sequence ATGCCGGTCGTCATCCTCTGCGGCGGCCAGGGCACGCGTCTGCGCGAGGAGACCGAGGCCAAGCCGAAGCCGATGGTCGAGATCGGCGACTACCCGATCCTCTGGCACATCATGAAGCTCTATGGCCACCACGGCCTCGAGCGCTTCGTCCTCTGCCTCGGCTACAAGGCCTGGGTGATCAAGCAGTACTTCCTCCGCCTGCACGAGATGCAGCGCGACTTCACCGTGTCGATGAACGGTGACCCGCATCCGGTCTTCCACAACAACGTCGGCGAGGAGAGCTGGCGGGTGACCTGCGCCGAGACCGGCGCCGAATCCGGCACCGGTGCCCGTCTCCGCCGTGTCCGGCGCTACGTCGACGCCGACACCTTCTGCTTCACCTACGGCGACGCGGTGGGCACGGTCGACATCGACGCCCTGCTCGACTTCCACTACCGTCAGGGCCGTCTCGCCACGGTGACCGGCGTTCACCCGACCTCGCGCTACGGCGAAATGAAGGTGCGCGACGGGCAGGTCGTCGAGTTCAACGAGAAGCCGACGGTGGCCGACGGCGTCGTCTCGGGCGGCTTCTTCGTGCTCCAGCGCGAGGTCTTCGACTACCTCGACGACGATCCCGGGCTCTTCTTCGAGCTCGCGCCGCTGCAGCGCCTGGCGCGCGACGGACAGCTTTCGGTCTACGTCCACGAAGGGTTCTGGCACCCGATGGACACCTACCGCGATTACCTTCACCTCAACGGTTTGTGGAAATCCGGTGAAGCGCCGTGGAAGGTCTGGGGCGACTGA
- a CDS encoding glycosyltransferase family 2 protein — MPHLAPDLSLVVPVFNEEENLPILVGEIGAALAPLDRSWELLLVDDASTDGSLAVMQRLAGSDSHLRIVRHARNAGQTAALASGFRAARGAIVVTLDADLQNDPADIPRLLAALDRSDCVSGVRQSRRDSLVRRISSRIANGVRNWATDESIADVGCSLKAYRREFLEHLPLFTGMHRFLPTLVRWNGARVSEIPVNHRPRRFGVAKYGIGNRLAKTIADLMAVRWMRTRWIDRRNATEAPPPGVASSDRS, encoded by the coding sequence ATGCCCCACCTCGCTCCCGACCTCTCGCTCGTCGTCCCGGTCTTCAACGAGGAGGAGAACCTCCCGATCCTCGTCGGCGAGATCGGCGCGGCGCTCGCGCCGCTCGACCGGAGCTGGGAGCTGCTGCTCGTCGACGACGCGTCGACCGATGGGTCGCTCGCCGTGATGCAGCGACTCGCCGGGTCCGACTCGCACCTGCGGATCGTGCGTCATGCGCGCAACGCCGGGCAGACGGCCGCGCTGGCGAGCGGCTTCCGCGCCGCGCGGGGCGCGATCGTCGTCACGCTCGACGCCGACCTGCAGAACGATCCCGCCGACATCCCGCGTCTGCTCGCCGCGCTCGACCGCAGCGACTGCGTGTCGGGCGTGCGCCAGAGCCGCCGCGACAGCCTGGTGCGCCGCATCTCCTCGCGCATCGCCAACGGCGTGCGCAACTGGGCGACCGACGAGTCGATCGCCGACGTCGGCTGCTCGCTCAAGGCCTACCGGCGCGAGTTCCTCGAACACCTGCCGTTGTTTACCGGCATGCACCGCTTCCTGCCCACGCTGGTGCGGTGGAACGGCGCTCGCGTCAGCGAGATTCCGGTCAACCATCGTCCACGTCGTTTCGGTGTCGCCAAGTACGGGATCGGCAACCGCCTGGCGAAGACCATCGCCGATCTCATGGCGGTGCGCTGGATGCGCACGCGATGGATCGATCGACGCAACGCGACGGAGGCGCCTCCGCCGGGCGTCGCCTCGTCGGACCGCTCGTGA
- a CDS encoding glycosyltransferase family 39 protein, translating into MSLPSLASLASLGERLRRHELLLLAALALALFLPGLASRDLWNPDEPRYAEVAREMVASGQYFVPQLNGRLYSEKPPLQFWSMAFASLFTGGLDERSARLPAVASVTAATLLLFATGRRLFDREVAWLAALAFLTGSKILWQGRVGQIDMLLTALVMLAMYFWTRGWLERRPGFYALFFFVTGVATVAKGPVGLLPPLLSIIAFLVWTRQTPRLREMRIGRGLVLWALPVLAWIGPATAVAGTDYLRTMVLRQSVQRFADPWHHFQPWYYYLGVVAGDFLPWSLLLPGAVVAGLATLRGERRDAFRLALCWVVGTVVFFSLSPGKRSVYVLTMYPGLALLVGAGLAELARGWPQRRAFVLAPLTLLAALPFVGAVALPFVVSRQGAELAPLGTDLPWRLAAIAVGVGALATWALLAARTGRLHLAAERLALAFAAGALVAVLTVLPRFDAVKSARGLSAEILARVAPDEPYAIWPRFDAPFVFYTRRFAVELRDEADLVAFTHRPGRVWLLAERGALAKLAPPLALFEVAHDAEVGPGGYLLLTNRPEARRSAHEEPVK; encoded by the coding sequence GTGAGCCTCCCCTCACTCGCCTCGCTCGCCTCGCTCGGTGAACGCCTGCGGCGGCACGAGTTGCTGCTCCTGGCGGCGCTCGCCCTGGCGCTCTTCCTCCCCGGGCTGGCGTCACGCGACCTGTGGAATCCGGACGAGCCGCGTTATGCCGAGGTGGCCCGCGAGATGGTCGCTTCGGGGCAGTACTTCGTGCCACAGCTCAACGGCCGGCTCTACTCCGAGAAGCCGCCGCTGCAGTTCTGGTCGATGGCGTTCGCCTCGCTTTTCACCGGCGGACTCGACGAGCGCTCGGCGCGCCTGCCGGCGGTGGCGAGCGTCACCGCCGCGACGCTCCTGCTCTTCGCCACCGGCCGGCGGCTCTTCGACCGCGAGGTCGCCTGGCTCGCCGCGCTCGCCTTCCTCACCGGCTCGAAGATCCTCTGGCAGGGCCGCGTCGGTCAGATCGACATGCTGCTCACGGCGCTGGTCATGCTCGCCATGTACTTCTGGACGCGCGGCTGGCTCGAGCGCCGACCCGGTTTCTATGCGCTCTTCTTCTTCGTCACCGGCGTCGCCACGGTGGCCAAGGGGCCGGTCGGATTGCTGCCGCCGCTGCTCTCGATCATCGCCTTCCTCGTCTGGACACGGCAGACGCCGCGGTTGCGCGAGATGCGCATCGGCCGCGGCCTCGTCCTCTGGGCGCTGCCGGTTCTCGCCTGGATCGGCCCGGCGACAGCGGTGGCCGGCACGGACTACCTGCGCACGATGGTCCTGCGCCAGAGCGTGCAGCGCTTCGCCGATCCCTGGCACCACTTCCAGCCCTGGTACTACTACCTCGGCGTCGTCGCCGGAGACTTCCTGCCCTGGTCGCTGCTGCTGCCCGGGGCGGTCGTCGCCGGTCTGGCGACGTTGCGAGGCGAACGGCGCGATGCGTTCCGGCTAGCGCTCTGCTGGGTGGTCGGGACCGTCGTCTTCTTCAGCCTCTCGCCGGGCAAGCGTTCGGTCTACGTGCTGACGATGTACCCCGGGCTCGCCCTGCTCGTCGGCGCCGGTCTCGCCGAGCTCGCACGGGGATGGCCGCAGCGACGCGCCTTTGTGCTCGCCCCGCTGACCCTCCTCGCCGCGCTGCCGTTCGTCGGCGCGGTGGCGTTGCCGTTCGTGGTCTCTCGCCAGGGCGCCGAGCTCGCGCCGCTCGGCACCGACCTGCCGTGGCGCCTCGCCGCCATCGCCGTCGGCGTCGGAGCGCTGGCCACCTGGGCGCTGCTCGCCGCCCGCACGGGAAGGCTGCACCTCGCCGCCGAGCGGCTGGCGCTCGCCTTCGCGGCCGGAGCGCTGGTCGCGGTCCTGACCGTCCTGCCGCGCTTCGATGCGGTGAAGTCGGCGCGCGGCCTCTCCGCGGAGATCCTCGCGCGGGTCGCACCGGACGAGCCGTACGCGATCTGGCCGCGGTTCGACGCTCCCTTCGTCTTCTACACCCGGCGGTTCGCCGTCGAGTTGCGCGACGAGGCCGACCTCGTCGCCTTCACTCACCGGCCCGGCCGCGTCTGGCTGCTCGCCGAGCGCGGCGCGCTCGCCAAGCTCGCACCTCCCCTCGCCCTGTTCGAGGTGGCGCACGACGCCGAGGTCGGACCGGGCGGCTACCTGCTGCTGACCAATCGACCCGAAGCGCGGAGGTCCGCGCACGAGGAGCCCGTGAAATGA
- a CDS encoding saccharopine dehydrogenase NADP-binding domain-containing protein, with protein sequence MSDKKRVVVLGCGRVGAAMALDLANEFAVTAVDRDEKALAPLGGRGLALRTADLGDAAAVRAAIADADLVVGAVPGFMGYSTARTVIESGHDLVDISFFPEDALTLGPLAAERGVTAIVDCGVAPGLSNLLLGEAARTLDRVDRFLCFVGGLPVVRTWPWEYKAPFSPIDVLEEYTRPARYVENGRIVVRPALSEPELRDFPEVGTLEAFNTDGLRSILFTFPQVPAMREMTLRYPGHIEKIRVLRESGFFSTDPIRLDGVAVRPLDVAARLLFRHWRFAPGEEDVTVFRVEIEGESGGERVRLVHDLFDRAELATGTLSMARTTGYTCTAAVRLVAGGHFPHRGLFPPELLPGREPGAAAFLLAELAARGVRVTSHREAATS encoded by the coding sequence ATGAGCGACAAGAAGCGCGTCGTTGTCCTGGGTTGCGGTCGCGTCGGCGCCGCGATGGCGCTCGACCTGGCGAACGAATTCGCCGTCACCGCGGTCGATCGCGACGAGAAGGCGCTTGCCCCGCTCGGCGGACGCGGGCTTGCCCTGCGGACCGCCGATCTCGGCGACGCCGCGGCCGTGCGGGCGGCGATCGCCGACGCCGATCTCGTCGTCGGGGCCGTGCCGGGCTTCATGGGCTATTCGACGGCCCGCACCGTCATCGAGTCGGGACACGACCTGGTGGACATCTCGTTCTTTCCGGAGGACGCGCTCACCCTCGGTCCGCTCGCCGCCGAACGCGGTGTGACGGCGATCGTCGACTGCGGTGTCGCACCCGGGCTGTCGAACCTGCTGCTCGGCGAGGCCGCCCGGACACTCGACCGGGTCGATCGCTTCCTCTGCTTCGTCGGCGGCCTGCCGGTCGTCCGCACCTGGCCCTGGGAGTACAAGGCGCCGTTCTCGCCGATCGACGTGCTCGAGGAGTACACCCGCCCGGCGCGCTACGTCGAGAACGGTCGCATCGTCGTGCGGCCGGCGCTTTCCGAGCCCGAGCTGCGCGATTTCCCGGAGGTCGGCACGCTCGAGGCTTTCAACACCGACGGTCTGCGCTCGATCCTCTTCACCTTCCCGCAGGTCCCGGCGATGCGCGAGATGACGCTGCGCTACCCCGGACACATCGAGAAGATCCGCGTGCTGCGCGAGAGCGGCTTCTTCTCCACCGACCCGATCCGCCTCGACGGCGTCGCGGTGCGGCCGCTCGACGTCGCCGCGCGTCTGCTCTTCCGCCACTGGCGCTTCGCGCCGGGCGAGGAGGACGTGACGGTCTTCCGGGTCGAAATCGAAGGCGAGAGCGGCGGCGAGCGGGTGCGGCTGGTGCACGACCTCTTCGATCGCGCCGAGCTGGCGACCGGCACGCTCTCGATGGCTCGGACGACCGGTTACACCTGCACCGCGGCGGTCCGGCTCGTCGCCGGCGGGCACTTCCCCCATCGCGGCCTATTCCCGCCCGAGCTGCTGCCCGGGCGCGAGCCGGGAGCGGCGGCGTTCCTGCTCGCCGAGCTCGCCGCGCGCGGGGTTCGGGTCACCTCACACCGCGAAGCGGCGACGAGCTGA
- a CDS encoding glycosyltransferase family 2 protein, whose product MRSTETPTLEALKAAPGRQKVSVIVTTYNEEVNIADCLRSVGWADEVLLVDSFSTDRTIEIAREFPVTILQREYFGSAAQKNWSLDRVAHGWVLIIDADERVPEALAREILGMLCGDPPANGYYIRRENIFIDKVIRHSGWSTDKVVRLFRRDKGRYPNRRVHADLEIEGEVPVLRNPFIHFTFRSFDQYFPKFLNYAEWGAAQAFRDRRKAGMTELVGRPLWRFIRTYLLQGGILDGVHGLVLCSLQAFGVFLKYARLWEHNIRASRGEPVDLPAFDDDERTWKRPGETD is encoded by the coding sequence ATGCGATCGACTGAGACCCCTACCCTCGAGGCGCTCAAGGCGGCGCCGGGCCGACAGAAGGTGTCGGTCATCGTCACCACCTACAACGAGGAGGTCAACATCGCCGACTGTCTGCGCTCGGTGGGTTGGGCCGACGAGGTGCTGCTCGTCGATTCCTTCTCGACCGACCGCACGATCGAGATCGCCCGCGAGTTCCCGGTGACCATCCTGCAGCGCGAGTACTTCGGCTCGGCGGCGCAGAAGAACTGGTCGCTCGATCGCGTCGCCCACGGCTGGGTGCTGATCATCGACGCCGACGAGCGCGTGCCGGAGGCGCTGGCGCGCGAGATCCTCGGCATGCTCTGTGGCGATCCGCCGGCCAACGGCTACTACATCCGGCGCGAGAACATCTTCATCGACAAGGTGATCCGCCACTCGGGGTGGTCGACCGACAAGGTGGTGCGCCTGTTCCGGCGCGACAAGGGGCGCTATCCGAACCGCCGCGTGCACGCCGACCTGGAGATCGAAGGCGAGGTCCCGGTCCTTCGCAACCCCTTCATCCACTTCACCTTCCGCTCCTTCGACCAGTACTTTCCGAAGTTCCTCAACTACGCCGAGTGGGGAGCTGCCCAGGCGTTTCGCGACCGGCGCAAGGCGGGGATGACGGAGCTCGTCGGCCGGCCGCTCTGGCGTTTCATCCGCACCTACCTCCTGCAGGGCGGGATCCTCGACGGCGTGCACGGCCTCGTGCTCTGCTCGTTGCAGGCCTTCGGCGTCTTCCTGAAGTACGCCCGACTGTGGGAGCACAACATCCGCGCCTCTCGCGGCGAGCCGGTGGACCTGCCGGCGTTCGACGACGACGAACGGACCTGGAAGCGACCGGGCGAAACGGACTGA
- a CDS encoding TIGR00282 family metallophosphoesterase, translating into MILLFVGDVIGKPGRRAVQRLLPRLVDTHRVDYVVVNVENAAGGFGVNAEVLAELADLPIHCFTTGNHIWDKKEGLPLLDSEPRLLRPANYPDGNPGRGIHLGETAAGLRVATINLEGQVFMKQVDSPFRVADRLLATLPPDVHVVLVDFHAEATSEKQALGFYLDGRVSAVLGTHTHVPTADARVLPGGTGLQTDVGMTGPYESVIGFRSDKVLQRFLLQTPSSFEVAKHDVRLAATLLEVDESSGRCRRIEGLLVRDAID; encoded by the coding sequence ATGATCCTCCTCTTCGTCGGCGACGTGATCGGCAAGCCGGGCCGTCGAGCCGTGCAGCGGCTGCTGCCGCGCCTGGTCGACACCCATCGCGTCGACTACGTCGTCGTCAACGTCGAGAACGCCGCCGGCGGTTTCGGCGTCAACGCCGAGGTGCTTGCCGAGCTCGCCGACCTGCCGATCCACTGCTTCACTACCGGCAATCACATCTGGGACAAGAAGGAGGGGCTTCCGCTCCTCGACAGCGAGCCCCGGCTGTTGCGACCGGCCAACTATCCCGACGGCAATCCGGGACGCGGCATCCACCTCGGCGAGACGGCGGCGGGGCTCCGCGTGGCGACGATCAACCTCGAGGGGCAGGTGTTCATGAAGCAGGTGGACTCGCCCTTCCGCGTCGCCGACCGCCTCCTCGCCACGCTGCCGCCGGACGTCCACGTCGTCCTGGTCGACTTCCACGCCGAGGCCACCAGCGAAAAGCAGGCCCTCGGCTTCTACCTCGACGGAAGGGTGTCGGCCGTGCTCGGCACCCATACCCATGTTCCCACCGCCGACGCGCGCGTGCTGCCGGGAGGCACCGGCTTGCAGACCGACGTCGGCATGACCGGGCCGTACGAGTCGGTCATCGGCTTCCGTTCCGACAAGGTGCTGCAGCGCTTCCTGCTGCAGACCCCCTCCTCCTTCGAGGTCGCCAAGCACGACGTGCGCCTGGCGGCGACGCTGCTCGAGGTGGACGAGTCGAGCGGCCGCTGCCGGCGGATCGAGGGCCTGCTGGTGCGAGATGCGATCGACTGA
- the rny gene encoding ribonuclease Y, producing the protein MSMMIAEVVLAALLVLGIGALVVRRAARQILEQARRDAERVGEEARRDAEAKVREAELAAKEKLLQARTEFESASRKRRGELEAVERRLTQKEDSLDKRLEQLDQRDRDLGARDKALAGRERAVGTKEEELERLTAEQKTRLEQVAGLTATQAKEELVRSIENEARLEAAQLSRRIEDEAKEQAGRQAQRIIGMAVQRAASDYVSETTVSVVVLPSDEMKGRIIGREGRNIRALEMATGVDLIVDDTPEAVILSGFDPFRREIARAALERLITDGRIHPARIEEVVEKVKAEFEQRIQQEGESALLELKIPSMHPELLKLLGRLRYRYSYGQNVLQHSKEVAFLAATMAAELRGNVPVAKRAGLLHDIGKAIDREVEGTHLQLGMELLRKYGESEEVVHGMACHHGDYEPQTLEAVLVTAADALSAARPGARREILETYVKRLEKLEEIANGFKGVQKSFAIQAGREIRVVVDSGKIADDHAFLLSKDIARKIESELTYPGQIKVTVIRETRAIEYAK; encoded by the coding sequence GTGTCCATGATGATCGCGGAAGTCGTCCTCGCCGCCCTGTTGGTGCTCGGGATCGGGGCGCTCGTCGTTCGGCGAGCCGCCCGCCAGATCCTCGAGCAGGCCCGACGGGATGCCGAGCGAGTCGGCGAGGAGGCGCGGCGTGATGCCGAGGCCAAGGTGCGCGAGGCCGAGCTCGCCGCCAAGGAGAAGCTGTTGCAGGCACGCACCGAGTTCGAGTCGGCGTCGCGCAAGCGTCGCGGCGAGCTCGAGGCGGTCGAGCGTCGTCTCACCCAGAAGGAAGACAGCCTCGACAAGCGGCTCGAGCAGCTCGACCAGCGGGACCGCGATCTCGGGGCGCGCGACAAGGCCCTCGCCGGCCGCGAACGCGCCGTCGGCACCAAGGAAGAGGAGCTCGAGCGTCTCACCGCCGAGCAGAAGACCCGCCTCGAACAGGTCGCCGGTCTGACGGCCACCCAGGCCAAGGAAGAGCTCGTCCGTTCGATCGAGAACGAGGCGCGGCTCGAAGCCGCCCAGCTCTCCCGCCGCATCGAGGACGAGGCCAAGGAGCAGGCCGGGCGCCAGGCGCAGCGGATCATCGGCATGGCGGTGCAGCGCGCCGCCTCGGACTACGTCTCGGAGACCACCGTTTCCGTGGTGGTGCTGCCGAGCGACGAGATGAAGGGGCGGATCATCGGCCGCGAGGGTCGCAACATCCGCGCCCTCGAGATGGCCACCGGCGTCGACCTGATCGTCGACGACACGCCGGAGGCGGTCATCCTCTCGGGGTTCGATCCGTTCCGCCGGGAGATCGCGCGTGCCGCTCTCGAACGGCTGATCACCGATGGCCGGATCCACCCGGCGCGGATCGAAGAGGTCGTCGAGAAGGTCAAGGCGGAGTTCGAGCAGCGGATCCAGCAGGAGGGCGAGTCCGCCCTGCTCGAGCTGAAGATCCCCAGCATGCACCCCGAGCTGCTCAAGCTCCTCGGTCGGCTGCGCTATCGCTACTCCTACGGCCAGAACGTCCTGCAGCACAGCAAGGAGGTGGCGTTCCTAGCCGCGACGATGGCCGCCGAGCTGCGCGGCAATGTCCCGGTCGCCAAGCGGGCCGGCCTGCTGCACGACATCGGCAAGGCGATCGACCGCGAGGTGGAGGGCACCCACCTGCAGCTCGGCATGGAGTTGCTGCGCAAGTACGGCGAGAGCGAAGAGGTGGTCCACGGCATGGCCTGCCACCATGGCGACTACGAGCCGCAGACGCTCGAGGCGGTGCTGGTCACCGCCGCGGACGCTCTCTCGGCGGCGCGTCCGGGTGCCCGGCGCGAGATCCTCGAGACCTACGTCAAGCGGCTCGAGAAGCTCGAGGAGATCGCCAACGGTTTCAAGGGCGTGCAGAAGAGCTTCGCCATCCAGGCGGGGCGCGAGATCCGCGTCGTCGTCGACAGCGGCAAGATCGCCGACGACCACGCCTTCCTGCTGTCGAAGGACATCGCGCGGAAGATCGAGTCCGAGCTGACCTACCCCGGGCAGATCAAGGTGACGGTGATCCGCGAGACCCGCGCCATCGAGTACGCCAAGTGA
- a CDS encoding cell division protein ZapA: protein MSDETAHAAKVEIFGVVYSLKGAEDPDRLVRAGAVVDEKMREAAAHGAGADRGGLAILAALNLADELIRSREEVERDRGESAERIARLSGRLAGAL, encoded by the coding sequence ATGAGCGACGAAACCGCGCACGCCGCGAAGGTGGAGATCTTCGGAGTCGTCTACTCCCTCAAGGGGGCCGAGGACCCGGACCGACTCGTGCGTGCTGGGGCGGTCGTCGACGAGAAGATGCGAGAGGCGGCGGCGCACGGAGCCGGCGCGGATCGCGGCGGGCTCGCGATCCTCGCGGCGCTCAACCTGGCAGACGAGTTGATTCGGTCCCGTGAGGAGGTCGAGCGGGATCGTGGCGAGAGCGCGGAGAGGATCGCGCGATTGTCCGGGAGGCTCGCCGGCGCGCTTTGA